A window of Campylobacter concisus contains these coding sequences:
- the fusA gene encoding elongation factor G — MAERKTPLHKVRNIGIAAHIDAGKTTTSERILFFTGMSHKIGEVHDGAATMDWMEQEKERGITITSAATTAFWKGYQINLIDTPGHVDFTIEVERSMRVLDGAVSVFCSVGGVQPQSETVWRQANKYHVPRIVFVNKMDRIGANFFRVEEQIRERLKANPIPIQIPIGAEDNFRGVVDLVRMKAYVWNDEKKPTDYVEEEIPAEVKDKAEEYRAKLIEAVSETDDSLMEKFFAGEELSEEEIKKGIKAGCLRMTITPMLCGTAFKNKGIQPLLDAVVDYLPAPDEIEAIKGVYEDGTEVTVESTDNGEFAALAFKIMTDPFVGQLTFIRVYRGSLESGSYAYNTVQDSKERIGRLLKMHSNKREEITELFAGEIGAVVGLKNTLTGDTLASEKDKVILERMDFPEPVISVAVEPKTKADQEKMAIALQKLAQEDPSFRVSTDEESGQTIISGMGELHLEIIVDRMLREFKVDAEVGQPQVAYRETIRKTVEQEYKYAKQSGGRGQYGHVFLRIEPLPAASGFEFVNDIKGGVVPKEYIPAVEKGCKEALQSGILAGYPVEDVKVTLFDGSYHEVDSSEMAFKLAASMGFKEGARKAGAVILEPMMKVEVETPEEYMGDVIGDLNKRRGQVNSMDDRNGVKIIAAYCPLAQMFGYSTDLRSMTQGRATYSMEFDHYEEVPKNVSDEIIKKRNG; from the coding sequence ATGGCAGAGAGAAAAACGCCTTTACATAAGGTAAGAAATATTGGTATTGCGGCTCATATTGATGCTGGAAAGACAACTACTAGTGAGAGAATTTTATTTTTTACTGGTATGAGCCATAAAATAGGCGAGGTTCATGATGGTGCTGCTACCATGGACTGGATGGAACAAGAAAAAGAGCGTGGTATTACTATTACTTCGGCTGCAACTACGGCATTTTGGAAGGGTTATCAAATAAACCTAATTGACACTCCGGGACACGTTGACTTTACTATCGAAGTTGAGCGTTCTATGCGTGTTCTTGACGGTGCTGTTTCAGTATTTTGTTCTGTTGGCGGTGTTCAACCACAATCAGAAACTGTTTGGAGACAAGCAAATAAATATCATGTGCCAAGAATCGTTTTTGTTAATAAAATGGATAGAATTGGTGCAAATTTCTTTAGAGTTGAAGAGCAGATTAGGGAAAGACTAAAAGCAAACCCTATTCCTATTCAAATTCCTATAGGTGCCGAAGATAACTTTAGAGGTGTGGTTGACCTTGTAAGAATGAAAGCTTACGTTTGGAATGATGAGAAAAAGCCAACTGACTATGTTGAAGAAGAAATTCCAGCTGAAGTTAAAGATAAAGCAGAGGAATACCGTGCAAAACTAATCGAAGCAGTTTCAGAGACGGATGATAGCTTGATGGAGAAATTTTTTGCTGGTGAAGAGCTAAGTGAAGAAGAGATCAAAAAAGGCATAAAAGCAGGGTGCTTGAGAATGACTATCACGCCTATGCTTTGTGGAACCGCGTTTAAAAACAAGGGTATTCAACCTCTACTTGATGCTGTTGTTGATTACTTGCCAGCTCCAGATGAAATTGAAGCTATTAAAGGCGTATATGAAGATGGTACTGAAGTAACTGTTGAAAGCACTGATAATGGGGAATTTGCAGCTCTTGCATTTAAGATTATGACTGACCCATTTGTTGGACAGCTAACATTTATTCGTGTTTATAGAGGAAGCTTGGAAAGTGGTAGCTATGCTTATAATACTGTTCAAGATAGTAAAGAGAGAATCGGTCGCTTGCTAAAAATGCACTCAAATAAACGTGAAGAGATTACTGAGCTTTTCGCTGGTGAGATCGGCGCTGTTGTTGGTCTAAAAAATACTCTAACAGGTGATACTCTAGCTAGTGAAAAAGATAAAGTTATTCTTGAAAGAATGGACTTTCCAGAGCCAGTTATTAGTGTTGCGGTTGAGCCAAAAACAAAAGCAGACCAGGAAAAAATGGCAATAGCGCTTCAAAAACTAGCTCAAGAAGATCCAAGTTTTAGAGTTAGCACAGACGAAGAGAGCGGTCAAACTATTATTAGTGGTATGGGTGAGCTTCACCTTGAGATCATTGTTGATCGTATGCTTCGTGAATTTAAAGTTGATGCTGAAGTTGGTCAACCACAAGTTGCTTATCGCGAAACTATTCGTAAGACAGTTGAGCAGGAATATAAGTATGCTAAACAATCAGGCGGTCGTGGTCAATATGGTCACGTATTTTTACGTATTGAGCCGCTCCCAGCTGCTAGTGGATTTGAGTTTGTCAATGATATCAAAGGTGGTGTTGTTCCAAAAGAATATATCCCAGCTGTTGAAAAAGGTTGTAAAGAGGCACTTCAAAGTGGTATTCTTGCTGGTTATCCAGTCGAAGATGTTAAAGTTACACTATTTGATGGTAGCTACCATGAAGTTGACTCATCTGAAATGGCATTTAAGCTTGCTGCTTCAATGGGCTTTAAGGAAGGTGCTAGAAAGGCAGGTGCTGTTATTCTTGAGCCTATGATGAAGGTTGAAGTTGAAACTCCAGAAGAGTATATGGGTGATGTTATAGGCGATCTTAATAAACGCCGTGGCCAAGTAAATTCAATGGATGATAGAAATGGTGTGAAGATCATTGCAGCTTATTGTCCATTAGCTCAAATGTTTGGCTATTCAACAGATCTTCGCTCAATGACTCAAGGTCGTGCAACTTATTCAATGGAATTTGATCACTACGAAGAAGTTCCTAAAAACGTAAGTGATGAAATCATTAAAAAGAGAAATGGCTAA
- a CDS encoding rhodanese-like domain-containing protein → MKKILLLGAVCCMLSADVKTVNISPDEIKKYDQIIDIRTPSEWQETGVIAGAKTITFNPNDKSAFLEELSKAVDVKKPIALVCRSGRRSTAAAAAIDSSDLKIINLDGGMSSLIEQGYKTTPYKK, encoded by the coding sequence ATGAAAAAAATTTTACTTTTAGGAGCTGTTTGTTGTATGTTGTCAGCTGATGTTAAAACTGTTAATATAAGCCCAGATGAGATCAAAAAATATGATCAAATTATCGATATAAGAACTCCATCTGAGTGGCAAGAGACTGGCGTTATCGCAGGTGCAAAGACTATAACTTTTAATCCAAACGATAAGAGTGCATTTTTAGAGGAGCTTTCAAAGGCAGTTGATGTCAAAAAACCTATTGCTCTTGTTTGTAGAAGTGGCAGAAGAAGTACAGCAGCAGCCGCAGCGATAGATAGCTCGGATCTTAAGATAATAAATTTAGATGGAGGTATGAGTAGCTTGATCGAGCAAGGCTATAAAACTACGCCTTATAAAAAATAG
- a CDS encoding Dps family protein, translated as MSKVILQLNVIQADANALYIKFHDLHWNVKGIQFFSVHEYTEKAYEDMSEIFDDAAERALMLGGRPIVKAEELAKVTHIKHEPKEIYTPTEVLEIVLADYKHLLGEFKKLDELAEGDTTTQMYAQDQIAKFEKAIWMLNATLSK; from the coding sequence ATGTCAAAAGTTATTTTACAATTAAATGTTATTCAGGCTGATGCAAATGCACTTTATATTAAATTTCACGATCTTCACTGGAATGTAAAAGGTATTCAATTTTTTAGCGTTCATGAATACACAGAAAAAGCTTATGAAGATATGAGTGAGATATTTGATGATGCAGCTGAGAGAGCTCTTATGCTTGGTGGCAGACCTATCGTCAAGGCTGAAGAGCTAGCAAAAGTTACTCACATAAAACACGAGCCAAAAGAAATTTACACTCCAACTGAGGTTTTAGAGATTGTCTTGGCTGATTATAAACACCTTTTGGGCGAGTTTAAAAAGCTTGACGAGCTTGCAGAAGGCGATACAACAACTCAAATGTATGCACAAGATCAAATCGCAAAATTTGAAAAAGCCATCTGGATGCTAAACGCAACACTTAGCAAATAA
- a CDS encoding hydrogenase-4 component G, producing the protein MKIFQIANSYNSSSIKENIKSEISLHKDEKDISKKESEITNLTAKDISNSYFFQYQKEIVKSSSSNLLAQGGLSFNAPKNLSEILSGLDLANIGYNGKSLNELTSDEANDLISENGFFGIANTAERIASFVLNGAGDDVKKLKAGREGVAKGFEDAKKIWGGELPEISQKTIEKTLETLDKKIAELGGNVLNVSA; encoded by the coding sequence ATGAAAATTTTTCAAATCGCAAACTCATATAATAGTTCAAGTATAAAAGAAAATATAAAATCAGAAATTTCACTTCATAAAGATGAAAAGGATATCTCTAAAAAAGAGTCTGAAATTACAAATTTAACAGCCAAAGACATTTCAAATAGCTATTTTTTCCAGTATCAAAAAGAGATCGTTAAAAGTAGTAGTTCAAATTTATTAGCTCAAGGTGGCTTAAGCTTTAATGCGCCTAAAAATTTATCAGAAATTTTATCAGGCCTTGATCTTGCAAATATCGGCTATAATGGTAAATCTTTAAACGAGCTAACTAGTGACGAGGCAAATGATCTTATTAGTGAGAATGGATTTTTTGGTATCGCAAATACGGCTGAGAGGATAGCTAGCTTTGTGCTAAATGGTGCAGGTGATGATGTGAAAAAACTAAAAGCTGGTAGAGAGGGCGTGGCAAAGGGTTTTGAGGATGCGAAGAAAATTTGGGGAGGCGAGCTTCCTGAAATTTCACAAAAGACTATTGAAAAGACCCTTGAGACACTTGATAAAAAGATCGCCGAGCTTGGCGGTAACGTTTTAAATGTTTCAGCTTAA
- a CDS encoding OprD family outer membrane porin, producing the protein MRLTKISLATLVALGAFSSVASATPLEEAIKNVDLSGFARYRYTNTHNKDTEQSDVTKKSKANHQFRMVTNFKAAIDDNFFGVIGLRYNSADGSGDNAGTGTDKTDTTTSFNVHQFYLGYNVGGTTITAGKQAIGSYFTDDAVGTGVRVVNKDIEGLTLTALAFDALEGSDWYNGELYETATGSFGTYDVGNLYAAGIAGSYDPINFQLWYASLTNLADLLAADVSANFAITNDISLGARLNYVNSTVDASAKNIGYNDGNFYAGELSTSLFGLDLAGGYIGWKSQDKAISAFSFEDQGDLIDVGEDVFDWTHAEGKGNFFYATSAYAFDKFTVGLDYVKGNIKTAGANNQDVKEKIEEFVPRFAYQYSKKLKFSSFYSFQTHKFANDEKKKEDKFRFEAKYSF; encoded by the coding sequence ATGAGACTAACAAAAATTAGTTTAGCCACTTTGGTTGCTTTAGGTGCATTTTCAAGTGTAGCAAGTGCTACCCCACTTGAAGAAGCTATAAAAAATGTAGATCTTTCAGGATTTGCAAGATATAGATATACAAATACTCACAATAAAGATACAGAGCAAAGTGATGTTACAAAAAAAAGCAAAGCTAATCATCAATTTAGAATGGTTACAAACTTTAAAGCCGCTATTGATGATAACTTCTTTGGAGTTATTGGTTTAAGATACAACTCTGCTGATGGTTCAGGTGACAACGCAGGTACGGGTACAGACAAAACAGATACAACTACAAGTTTCAATGTTCATCAGTTTTACCTAGGCTACAACGTAGGTGGTACTACTATCACAGCTGGTAAACAAGCTATTGGTTCATACTTTACTGATGATGCAGTTGGTACAGGTGTAAGAGTAGTAAATAAAGATATCGAGGGTCTTACACTTACAGCTTTAGCATTTGATGCACTAGAAGGCAGTGATTGGTATAATGGTGAGTTATATGAAACGGCAACGGGTAGTTTTGGAACTTATGATGTTGGCAACTTGTATGCAGCTGGTATCGCTGGCTCATATGATCCTATAAACTTCCAGCTATGGTATGCTAGCTTAACAAATTTGGCTGATCTGCTTGCGGCTGATGTTTCAGCAAATTTTGCTATTACTAATGATATTTCTTTAGGTGCAAGACTTAACTATGTAAACAGTACAGTTGATGCTAGTGCAAAAAACATAGGATATAATGATGGCAATTTCTATGCTGGCGAACTTTCAACTTCACTATTTGGTCTCGATCTAGCTGGTGGTTATATCGGTTGGAAATCTCAAGATAAAGCTATTTCAGCATTCTCATTTGAAGACCAAGGTGACCTAATAGATGTTGGCGAAGATGTATTTGACTGGACACATGCAGAAGGCAAAGGTAACTTCTTCTATGCAACAAGTGCATATGCATTTGATAAATTTACAGTTGGCTTGGATTATGTAAAAGGCAATATAAAAACTGCAGGAGCAAATAATCAAGATGTAAAAGAGAAAATAGAAGAATTTGTTCCAAGATTTGCTTATCAATACAGCAAAAAGTTGAAATTTAGCTCATTCTACTCTTTCCAAACACATAAATTTGCTAATGATGAGAAAAAGAAAGAAGATAAATTCAGATTTGAGGCTAAATACTCATTCTAA
- a CDS encoding c-type cytochrome: MKSIKISFLACFLVANAFAASQVYYIEARGEFGKELAEMAKKQANDRNEKVNVYVDEDPRRYKDNRILKLGVDRKGRYSVSLGKELYEKQCASCHGENADKRPFGSTPLKNIDAKDIEDSIISYRSDSSFGGSGKNVMQNQAKILSNNDLGAILAYLKGKDAFAEQDANENKPVSTQTKQGSYLR, from the coding sequence ATGAAAAGTATTAAAATTTCTTTTTTGGCGTGTTTTTTGGTGGCAAATGCCTTTGCAGCTTCACAAGTCTACTATATAGAAGCTCGTGGTGAGTTTGGTAAAGAACTTGCTGAAATGGCAAAAAAGCAGGCTAATGATAGAAATGAAAAAGTAAATGTCTATGTTGATGAAGATCCAAGACGTTATAAAGATAATAGAATTTTAAAATTAGGCGTTGATAGAAAGGGCAGATATAGTGTTTCTTTGGGTAAGGAGCTTTATGAAAAGCAATGTGCTAGCTGTCATGGCGAGAATGCTGATAAAAGGCCATTTGGTTCAACGCCTCTAAAAAATATAGATGCTAAGGATATTGAAGATAGCATCATCTCTTATAGAAGTGACTCAAGTTTCGGTGGAAGCGGTAAAAATGTAATGCAAAACCAAGCTAAAATTCTTTCAAATAATGACCTTGGTGCGATTCTTGCCTATCTAAAAGGCAAAGATGCATTTGCTGAACAAGACGCAAATGAAAACAAACCAGTCTCTACTCAAACAAAGCAAGGTAGTTATTTAAGATAA
- the ccsA gene encoding cytochrome c biogenesis protein CcsA has protein sequence MLNPKSLFLSMGSAIVLMIIFAIASGAATIIESKTSTEAAWYYVYGASWFAIIQLLLGINLTYNIFRYNLIDPKKLPSLTFHLGFIVILIGAGITRYLGFEADMHIREKTQSNIVTTKISYLNLTALNDNGEEINAALPLGISDAKKGFDLKLKIADNEANLKFKEFVPNASYKFVDDKNGQPVVEFVVSNESESEEIFLLEEEEARVADISFIFNAKPDESKKYVLFKLVDGNFTVTSNTDLSKFTMSDSSKTELKAGSVNDFGMGSLYTISNINFAPRLVSAHASRKLVSTKDSEFNALIAELNYKGESKEMHIFYNLTEPSRLAVAGQKFNASWGAQQVKLPFSLYLKDFELKRYPGSNSPMSYSSEVIVKDDTNMSGLDYKIYMNHVLDYDGYRFFQSSYDTDEKGTILSVNKDPGKIPTYIGYFLLGLGFVLNVINPGSRFRKLAKLIDNESTKGSKKFVALIAIMLLSLNFSSLKAEDFLPNISKEHTQKLSRLIVQSSDGRMKPFDTLSKEILNKIHRSENINSLNSNQAMLSIMVTPDFWRSEKIISLGQSKELKKELGIDENAKYASFNDFFRATKDGGSEYKLTKFAEIANRKHPGSRNTFDKDVIKIDERLNVFYMIFIGEIFKIFPKQDDPSNSWYSPASAMMYFPPKEVDLVINMMREYFAAVDAATKDSDWSKADAALDKISAYQQKYGSAVMPSEEKINIEILFNKIQIFERLTPVYLLAGLALLFFVFVKMLAPNVQINGIVRVVYIVNLLAFLAHTVGLGLRWYIAEHAPWSNAYESMVYIAWALGFSGIVFAKRSPIALALTSILAGVTLFVAHLSWMDPQITTLVPVLQSYWLTIHVSVITASYGFLGLCALLGGFTLLLIILQNKKKPNPEISRNILEATRINEMAMILGLSLLTLGNFLGGVWANESWGRYWGWDSKETWALVSILVYAAVLHIRFIPKLNNQYAFAVASFFAYWSIIMTYFGVNFYLAGMHSYAAGDPLPVPDFVWISIVIMVLMSILAFTKRSLCSRL, from the coding sequence ATGTTAAATCCAAAATCATTATTTTTAAGTATGGGCTCAGCTATCGTTTTGATGATAATCTTTGCCATAGCTAGCGGAGCCGCTACGATAATAGAAAGTAAAACTAGTACAGAAGCTGCATGGTACTATGTTTATGGTGCCAGCTGGTTTGCTATCATTCAACTACTGCTTGGTATAAATTTGACCTATAATATCTTTAGATATAACTTAATCGATCCAAAAAAACTCCCTTCGCTTACCTTTCACCTTGGTTTTATCGTTATCTTAATCGGTGCTGGTATAACAAGATATCTTGGCTTTGAGGCTGATATGCATATAAGAGAAAAAACTCAGTCAAATATCGTTACGACAAAAATATCCTATTTAAATTTAACCGCATTAAACGATAATGGAGAAGAGATAAACGCTGCTTTGCCACTAGGAATTTCTGATGCAAAAAAAGGTTTTGATCTAAAGCTAAAAATAGCAGATAATGAAGCTAATTTAAAATTTAAAGAATTTGTGCCAAATGCAAGTTATAAGTTTGTGGATGATAAAAACGGGCAACCAGTAGTGGAATTTGTGGTTTCAAACGAGAGTGAAAGTGAAGAAATCTTCTTGTTAGAAGAAGAGGAAGCAAGAGTTGCAGATATTAGTTTTATCTTTAATGCTAAGCCAGACGAAAGCAAAAAATATGTGCTTTTTAAATTAGTGGATGGAAATTTTACAGTTACTTCAAATACTGATCTTTCAAAATTTACAATGAGTGATAGCTCAAAAACTGAGTTAAAAGCTGGTAGTGTAAATGATTTTGGCATGGGCAGTCTTTATACTATTTCAAATATAAATTTTGCTCCAAGATTAGTTTCAGCTCATGCCTCAAGGAAGCTAGTTAGCACAAAAGATAGCGAATTTAACGCCTTGATAGCTGAATTAAATTATAAAGGCGAGAGTAAAGAGATGCATATTTTTTATAACCTAACAGAGCCTTCACGCTTGGCTGTGGCTGGACAAAAATTTAACGCTTCATGGGGTGCGCAGCAAGTTAAACTCCCGTTTAGCCTATACTTAAAAGACTTTGAGCTTAAAAGATATCCTGGCTCAAATTCGCCTATGAGCTATTCAAGTGAAGTTATTGTAAAAGATGATACAAACATGTCAGGGCTTGACTATAAAATTTATATGAATCACGTGCTTGACTATGATGGCTATAGATTTTTCCAAAGTTCATACGATACAGATGAAAAAGGAACCATTCTCTCTGTCAATAAAGATCCAGGTAAGATACCAACTTATATCGGCTACTTTCTACTTGGGCTTGGATTTGTGTTAAATGTTATAAATCCTGGTAGCCGTTTTAGAAAACTAGCTAAGTTAATCGATAATGAATCGACAAAAGGCAGTAAAAAGTTTGTTGCTCTTATTGCCATTATGCTTTTAAGTTTAAATTTTAGCTCATTAAAGGCTGAAGACTTTTTGCCTAATATCAGCAAAGAGCACACACAAAAGCTTTCTAGACTTATTGTGCAAAGCTCAGATGGTAGAATGAAGCCATTTGACACTCTTAGTAAAGAAATTTTAAATAAAATACATAGAAGCGAGAACATAAATAGCCTAAACTCTAATCAAGCTATGCTTTCAATAATGGTAACGCCTGATTTTTGGCGAAGTGAAAAAATTATCTCACTTGGACAAAGCAAGGAGCTAAAAAAAGAGCTTGGCATAGATGAAAATGCAAAATATGCAAGTTTTAATGATTTTTTTAGAGCCACAAAAGATGGCGGAAGTGAATATAAACTTACAAAATTTGCCGAAATTGCTAATCGTAAGCATCCTGGATCACGCAATACATTTGATAAAGATGTGATAAAGATCGACGAGAGATTGAATGTTTTTTATATGATATTTATTGGTGAAATTTTTAAAATTTTTCCAAAACAAGATGACCCGTCAAACTCTTGGTATTCGCCTGCTAGTGCAATGATGTACTTTCCGCCTAAGGAGGTCGATCTAGTCATCAATATGATGAGAGAGTATTTTGCAGCAGTTGATGCGGCAACAAAAGATAGTGATTGGAGTAAGGCTGATGCTGCACTTGATAAAATTTCAGCCTATCAGCAAAAGTACGGCTCTGCTGTAATGCCAAGTGAAGAAAAGATAAATATAGAAATTTTGTTTAATAAAATTCAAATTTTTGAACGATTGACGCCGGTTTATCTTTTGGCTGGCCTTGCACTTTTATTTTTTGTTTTTGTTAAAATGCTAGCTCCAAATGTTCAGATAAATGGTATTGTAAGGGTTGTATATATTGTAAATTTACTAGCTTTTCTTGCTCATACTGTTGGACTTGGACTTCGTTGGTACATTGCTGAGCATGCGCCTTGGAGTAACGCTTATGAATCAATGGTCTATATCGCTTGGGCTTTAGGATTTTCTGGTATCGTCTTTGCAAAACGTAGCCCTATCGCTCTTGCTCTTACGTCTATATTGGCTGGTGTTACATTATTTGTTGCACACCTTAGCTGGATGGATCCGCAGATCACTACACTTGTGCCAGTGCTTCAAAGCTACTGGCTAACAATACATGTTTCTGTCATTACTGCAAGTTATGGATTTTTAGGGCTTTGCGCGTTACTTGGTGGCTTTACTCTATTACTTATCATTTTGCAAAATAAGAAAAAGCCAAATCCAGAAATTTCTCGCAATATCCTCGAAGCCACCCGCATAAATGAGATGGCTATGATACTAGGACTTAGTTTACTTACTCTTGGAAATTTCCTGGGCGGTGTTTGGGCGAACGAGAGTTGGGGTAGATATTGGGGCTGGGATAGCAAGGAGACTTGGGCATTAGTTTCGATACTTGTTTATGCCGCAGTTCTTCATATAAGATTTATTCCAAAGCTAAATAACCAGTATGCATTTGCAGTGGCTTCATTCTTTGCTTATTGGTCGATTATTATGACTTATTTTGGCGTAAATTTTTATTTAGCTGGTATGCACTCGTATGCAGCTGGCGATCCATTGCCAGTGCCTGATTTTGTCTGGATTAGTATCGTGATAATGGTGCTTATGAGTATTTTGGCATTTACAAAGCGATCACTTTGCTCAAGGCTTTAG
- a CDS encoding fatty-acid--CoA ligase has translation MLIYILLRNRDYSTETKELVLEKEEITIEKLEKLAGDNNLSKNELFELIQIFVGNFSIPAKNNQVMPKEANNYINFIILICSHKNSDAKLISFLDKEAKKKNPSYIVEIEESEKIGIENRKNRR, from the coding sequence GTGTTAATCTATATACTTTTAAGAAATAGGGATTATAGCACCGAAACAAAGGAGCTTGTATTAGAAAAAGAAGAGATAACGATCGAAAAGCTTGAAAAGCTTGCGGGTGATAATAATTTAAGCAAAAACGAGCTTTTCGAACTTATTCAAATCTTTGTAGGGAATTTTAGTATACCAGCTAAAAATAACCAAGTCATGCCAAAAGAGGCAAACAACTATATAAATTTCATAATTTTGATCTGCTCTCATAAAAATTCTGATGCAAAGCTCATCAGTTTTTTAGATAAAGAGGCTAAAAAGAAAAATCCAAGCTATATTGTCGAGATAGAAGAGAGTGAGAAAATCGGCATAGAAAATCGCAAAAATCGTAGATAA
- a CDS encoding peptidoglycan D,D-transpeptidase FtsI family protein has protein sequence MNSRKSKITILFLLITFGISIFVLVIFYRASIERKLPRLQTSDINTAIRGNIITKDGFSISSSQKLYKVMLDTRNIDPNKKEMFIKLYSLYSGDDPNKVRKIINGTKGIVTLSYSIDAKGATYLQELSRKLNRKSILVSYLDPKTGLASFQGMRVMESGQNRKFMSKDALTPAIGYVSKTESDALTKSKGVKGLERYYEDYLAPIQNAKILGPRDIGNNIILTSDSNLATRVDGYNAVLSIPLKFQTKLEQILDEKREFLDAKELVICIMNSKNGEILALASSSRYDPSNIRKQDYSALNSTVSEYAYEVGSVFKPFIFSILLQEKKVNPFELVNTYNGRYQLGKRMIKDTHPEPFMSAEDIIVHSSNIGMIQLVERLNGPQIYQGLLNFGFSRKTGIDLPYEQVGMMPTVTKLNSSTYKATVSYGYGLQATFMQLLKAYNTFNNKGIEVTPHMVAYLERNGKRYDLPKSEPSQVISQETAKIMKRILIKTVEKGTGLKAFTPGLEIGGKTGTAHIASGSGGYSNTYNGSFFGFVNDTRGNSYTIGVLARDPKRPYYYFGAQSALPMFKKAVDLMVEDGYLFPDANVIAEFEAKKDKLKNDKTKQKPALD, from the coding sequence ATGAATTCCAGAAAATCAAAAATAACCATACTTTTTTTATTAATTACTTTTGGAATTTCAATATTTGTACTTGTCATATTTTATAGAGCAAGTATCGAGCGAAAGCTTCCTAGGCTTCAAACAAGCGATATAAACACAGCAATTCGTGGCAATATAATCACAAAAGATGGCTTTAGCATCTCTTCAAGCCAAAAACTCTACAAAGTGATGCTTGATACTAGAAACATCGATCCTAATAAAAAAGAGATGTTTATCAAACTATATTCGCTTTACAGTGGCGACGATCCAAACAAAGTAAGAAAGATCATAAATGGCACAAAAGGTATCGTTACGCTCTCATATAGTATTGATGCAAAGGGCGCTACCTACCTTCAAGAGCTTTCAAGAAAGCTAAATCGCAAGAGCATTTTGGTTTCATACCTTGATCCAAAAACAGGACTTGCTTCATTTCAGGGCATGAGAGTAATGGAAAGCGGACAAAATCGTAAATTTATGTCAAAAGATGCCCTCACACCAGCTATTGGCTACGTGAGCAAAACTGAAAGTGACGCACTTACAAAAAGCAAAGGCGTAAAAGGTCTTGAGAGATATTATGAAGATTATTTAGCCCCTATACAAAATGCAAAAATTTTAGGGCCTCGTGATATTGGAAATAATATCATTTTAACAAGTGACTCAAATTTAGCAACAAGAGTAGATGGCTACAATGCGGTGCTCTCTATACCATTAAAATTTCAAACTAAACTAGAGCAAATTCTAGATGAAAAGCGTGAATTTCTAGATGCAAAAGAGTTAGTCATATGCATAATGAATAGCAAAAATGGAGAAATTTTAGCTCTAGCTTCTAGCTCAAGATATGATCCTTCAAACATAAGAAAGCAAGATTATAGCGCTCTAAACTCTACCGTTAGTGAATATGCTTATGAAGTTGGTTCAGTTTTTAAGCCATTTATATTTTCTATCTTACTTCAGGAGAAAAAAGTAAATCCATTTGAGCTTGTAAATACCTATAATGGCCGATACCAACTTGGCAAAAGGATGATCAAAGATACCCATCCAGAGCCTTTTATGAGCGCTGAAGATATAATCGTGCACAGTTCAAACATCGGCATGATTCAGCTTGTTGAGCGTTTAAATGGGCCACAAATTTATCAAGGACTTTTAAATTTTGGCTTTTCAAGAAAAACAGGCATAGATCTACCTTATGAGCAAGTAGGTATGATGCCAACAGTTACAAAGCTAAACTCATCGACATATAAGGCGACTGTGAGCTACGGATACGGCTTGCAAGCTACATTTATGCAGCTTTTAAAAGCCTATAATACATTTAATAATAAAGGCATTGAAGTTACTCCTCACATGGTTGCCTACTTAGAGAGAAATGGAAAAAGATACGATTTGCCAAAGTCCGAGCCATCTCAAGTTATATCACAAGAAACCGCAAAGATAATGAAGAGAATTTTAATAAAAACGGTTGAGAAAGGTACTGGACTAAAAGCCTTTACGCCAGGGCTTGAGATAGGTGGCAAGACTGGAACTGCACACATTGCCTCAGGTAGTGGTGGATACAGCAATACCTACAATGGCTCATTTTTTGGCTTTGTAAATGATACAAGAGGCAATAGCTACACAATAGGCGTTTTAGCAAGGGATCCTAAAAGACCTTACTACTACTTCGGCGCTCAAAGTGCGTTGCCTATGTTTAAAAAAGCAGTTGATCTGATGGTTGAAGATGGATATTTATTTCCTGATGCAAATGTAATAGCTGAGTTTGAAGCCAAAAAAGATAAGCTTAAAAACGATAAGACAAAACAAAAGCCTGCTTTAGACTAA